One Pyrococcus furiosus DSM 3638 genomic region harbors:
- a CDS encoding MBL fold metallo-hydrolase — MIYRIKDGFVNVYIIDRGDHLVLIDTGIEGTCEKILSKIKELKKPLKTIIITHHHLDHTGSLKCVKDATGAKVVAHEEEVEVIEERTRVKVDVPVKDGDVIEGLKVFHMPGHTKGSICLLDEESGALFVGDIMIERDGKLYEVPHRYSEDPMMNRERIKDILNIEFKSIYPAHGEPVLENARKKVKELVEALEREK; from the coding sequence ATGATCTACAGGATTAAAGATGGTTTTGTTAACGTGTACATTATTGACAGGGGAGACCATCTCGTTCTTATAGACACAGGAATAGAGGGAACATGCGAGAAAATACTAAGTAAAATTAAGGAACTTAAAAAGCCCCTGAAAACAATTATTATTACCCACCACCACTTAGATCACACTGGCTCCTTAAAGTGCGTGAAAGATGCGACGGGAGCAAAGGTTGTGGCTCATGAGGAGGAAGTGGAGGTTATAGAGGAGAGGACAAGAGTTAAGGTTGACGTTCCAGTTAAAGATGGAGACGTTATTGAAGGACTTAAGGTATTCCACATGCCTGGGCACACAAAGGGGAGCATATGCCTACTTGACGAGGAAAGTGGTGCTCTTTTTGTGGGGGACATAATGATTGAAAGGGATGGAAAACTTTACGAAGTTCCACACCGATATTCAGAGGATCCCATGATGAACAGAGAAAGAATCAAGGATATTTTAAACATCGAATTTAAGTCAATCTACCCAGCCCACGGAGAACCAGTTCTAGAAAATGCAAGGAAGAAGGTTAAAGAATTGGTAGAGGCTTTGGAGAGAGAAAAATGA
- a CDS encoding phosphoribosyltransferase — MDKVYLTWWQVDRAIFALAEKLREYKPDVIVGIARGGLIPAVRLSHILGDIPLKVIDVKFYKGIEERGEKPVITIPIHGDLKDKKVVIVDDVSDTGKTLEVVIEEVKKLGAKEVKVACLAMKPWTSVVPDYYVFRTEKWIVFPWEEFPVIERE, encoded by the coding sequence ATGGACAAGGTCTATCTTACCTGGTGGCAGGTTGATAGAGCAATCTTCGCACTCGCCGAAAAGCTGAGAGAGTACAAGCCAGACGTCATCGTGGGAATTGCAAGAGGAGGACTAATTCCAGCGGTCAGGCTTAGCCACATCCTAGGAGATATTCCCCTCAAGGTAATAGACGTGAAGTTCTACAAGGGGATTGAGGAGAGAGGAGAAAAACCAGTAATAACGATACCGATTCATGGAGACTTAAAAGACAAGAAAGTCGTTATCGTTGATGACGTAAGTGATACGGGGAAAACCCTCGAGGTTGTCATAGAGGAAGTTAAGAAGTTAGGAGCGAAAGAAGTTAAAGTTGCCTGCCTTGCAATGAAACCTTGGACGTCTGTAGTTCCAGATTACTACGTGTTTAGAACTGAAAAGTGGATAGTCTTCCCCTGGGAAGAGTTCCCAGTAATTGAAAGAGAGTAA
- a CDS encoding phosphatase PAP2 family protein — translation MLAILTAILLTIFALQVLGAFNGINSLIDSSINLPTYFPSLLTRTADSLSIAVLAGIIVTYEMKKHRKISLETKTLILSLILGTVIVGGLKATLQVPRPGNPGTKVPLIKAILQADKFAFPSGHTARASILAMYLSREFPRYRILWWAWAVGIALTRLILHVHWFSDVLFSLFLGPWVYLLTQRIFFKVDK, via the coding sequence ATGCTGGCAATACTTACGGCAATACTTTTGACAATTTTCGCGTTACAAGTCTTAGGAGCATTTAACGGAATAAATTCTCTAATAGACAGTTCAATTAATCTTCCAACGTACTTTCCCTCACTCCTAACGAGAACGGCTGATTCATTAAGCATCGCTGTCCTTGCAGGAATTATCGTGACCTATGAAATGAAAAAGCACAGGAAAATTTCGCTTGAGACCAAAACTCTTATCTTATCTCTAATCTTGGGAACGGTGATAGTTGGGGGATTAAAGGCAACCCTCCAAGTTCCAAGGCCTGGAAATCCTGGAACAAAGGTTCCACTTATAAAGGCAATCCTCCAAGCAGATAAATTCGCTTTTCCTTCGGGCCACACAGCTAGAGCTTCCATCCTTGCAATGTACCTTTCTAGGGAATTTCCTAGATATAGAATACTCTGGTGGGCTTGGGCTGTTGGAATTGCCCTAACTAGACTCATACTTCACGTTCACTGGTTCAGCGATGTATTGTTTAGCCTTTTCCTCGGCCCCTGGGTATATCTCCTAACACAGCGCATCTTTTTTAAAGTGGATAAGTGA
- a CDS encoding radical SAM protein, translated as MIVAIIDGYTDEPAGLGVPPYIGLYPRYAYGAIKKARKDANVFYLTIDDLRATFEGEQGIRTKNKTPNFPNVKKILEKAEVIVFIGGLHTPGKYLSAVPGSVEEVSKFISQYRAVKILGGPAFMGSAKMGGIKITTKELRFAEEVFDHIVYGDLEAFLFDYFSGRDLDPFRFRDYEELQPYALLGAEVVKQFPGYPEFVLVEIETQRGCPKAMGIGGCSFCTEPVRYKVVENRPQEYVAQEVETFYNMGIRHFRIGRQSCIFSYKARPNGRVPIPKPEEVEKLFKAVRLAAPNVKTLHVDNANPAVIANYPEESRRIAKAIIEYGTPGNVVAFGLETADPKVARINNLNATPEETYEAVKIINEVGGRRGYNGLPWLLPGINIIFGLPGETKRTYELTYEFLKKILDDGLMVRRINIRQVVVFPGTPLWNMRDKVKTEKHKALIEHYRHKIRHEIDLPMLKRVVPVGTILRDVRAEIYDGELTFGRQFGSYPLIVGIPKRVELDKYYDVMIVDHGLRSVTGIPIPIEINRESSKVLKWLPGIGKKTLIKILAKRPFKSEQEFLSLLPENAREMYRGKVKL; from the coding sequence ATGATAGTTGCGATAATTGATGGCTACACAGATGAGCCTGCAGGTTTAGGAGTTCCTCCCTATATAGGGCTTTACCCAAGATACGCTTATGGGGCGATAAAAAAGGCTAGAAAGGATGCTAATGTATTCTACCTCACAATTGATGACTTAAGGGCAACCTTTGAAGGAGAACAAGGAATAAGGACAAAAAACAAGACACCAAACTTCCCCAATGTCAAAAAGATATTAGAAAAGGCCGAGGTTATTGTGTTTATAGGAGGACTCCATACCCCTGGGAAATATCTTTCTGCAGTCCCAGGAAGCGTTGAAGAGGTAAGCAAGTTTATCTCACAATATAGAGCTGTGAAGATACTTGGTGGACCTGCCTTTATGGGCTCTGCCAAGATGGGTGGGATAAAGATAACAACGAAAGAGTTAAGATTCGCGGAGGAAGTCTTTGATCACATAGTTTATGGAGACCTTGAGGCCTTCCTCTTTGACTACTTCTCGGGAAGAGATCTGGATCCCTTTAGGTTTAGAGACTATGAGGAACTTCAGCCATATGCATTGTTGGGAGCTGAAGTGGTTAAACAATTCCCAGGGTATCCAGAGTTCGTTCTAGTGGAGATCGAAACCCAGAGAGGATGCCCAAAGGCCATGGGAATTGGGGGTTGTTCCTTCTGTACCGAACCTGTAAGGTATAAAGTTGTGGAGAACAGGCCCCAAGAATATGTTGCTCAAGAAGTTGAGACATTCTACAACATGGGAATTAGACATTTTAGAATAGGAAGACAGAGCTGTATATTCTCATACAAGGCCAGGCCTAATGGTAGAGTTCCAATTCCAAAGCCAGAGGAAGTAGAAAAGCTCTTTAAGGCCGTAAGATTGGCAGCCCCAAATGTAAAAACCCTCCATGTAGATAACGCTAATCCCGCAGTTATAGCGAACTATCCCGAAGAATCGAGGAGAATAGCGAAGGCAATAATTGAATATGGAACTCCAGGAAACGTGGTGGCTTTTGGATTGGAGACTGCAGATCCAAAAGTTGCGAGGATAAACAATCTCAACGCAACGCCCGAGGAAACGTATGAAGCGGTTAAGATAATCAACGAGGTAGGAGGTAGAAGAGGATATAACGGATTACCATGGCTTCTCCCTGGGATAAACATTATCTTCGGACTCCCTGGGGAGACAAAAAGGACCTACGAGCTAACCTATGAGTTTCTCAAGAAGATTCTTGATGACGGGTTAATGGTTAGAAGAATAAACATAAGACAGGTGGTAGTTTTCCCAGGGACGCCACTATGGAATATGAGAGATAAAGTGAAGACAGAGAAGCACAAGGCTTTGATAGAGCATTATAGGCACAAGATAAGGCATGAAATAGATTTACCTATGCTTAAAAGAGTAGTTCCAGTAGGAACAATCCTAAGGGATGTTAGAGCCGAGATCTATGATGGAGAGCTGACATTTGGAAGGCAATTTGGAAGCTATCCATTAATAGTGGGAATTCCAAAGAGAGTCGAACTTGACAAATACTATGATGTGATGATAGTTGATCACGGGCTTAGAAGCGTTACTGGGATACCAATCCCAATAGAGATCAATAGGGAAAGCTCGAAAGTTTTGAAATGGCTTCCAGGAATCGGGAAGAAGACCCTAATAAAAATATTAGCAAAAAGGCCATTCAAAAGCGAGCAGGAGTTTCTGTCGCTTCTCCCAGAGAACGCTAGAGAAATGTACAGAGGAAAAGTAAAGCTTTAA
- a CDS encoding amidohydrolase family protein, whose translation MWKTDVKLNADKFRKIDVHSHIQVLGYPFNVSITPQEFLSLMEAYNIEVAIISDVDNENIAKIVREYPDKLVGIYWANPRDKNSIKEAEKFLEKFEFRGIKLHPLLNMFSPADPKVEDIMRIAEEFNVHVQVHSGHPPTSLPWQIEELARKFPEVKIVMVHMGHGNAYYIQGAIEVAERNENVYLETSGMPMPSKIAEAYKVAPKRVVFGIDLPCHHPVVEIAKVLTSGLDEKGMERVFYENAKVLL comes from the coding sequence ATGTGGAAGACTGATGTTAAGTTAAACGCAGATAAGTTTAGAAAGATAGATGTCCACTCTCACATTCAAGTTCTTGGATATCCCTTTAACGTCTCCATAACTCCTCAGGAGTTTCTTTCGCTTATGGAAGCCTATAACATAGAGGTCGCGATAATTAGCGACGTGGACAACGAGAACATAGCCAAAATCGTTAGAGAATACCCAGACAAACTCGTTGGAATTTACTGGGCCAATCCCAGGGATAAGAACTCCATAAAAGAGGCAGAAAAATTCCTCGAAAAGTTTGAATTTAGAGGAATAAAGCTCCATCCCCTTCTGAACATGTTCTCCCCCGCAGATCCCAAAGTTGAGGATATTATGAGAATAGCGGAGGAGTTCAACGTTCATGTTCAAGTTCACTCAGGCCATCCTCCAACATCCCTTCCATGGCAAATTGAAGAGCTAGCTAGAAAGTTCCCCGAGGTTAAGATTGTGATGGTGCATATGGGGCATGGAAATGCCTATTACATTCAAGGGGCAATAGAAGTAGCTGAGAGAAATGAAAATGTGTATCTGGAAACTTCAGGGATGCCAATGCCAAGCAAGATAGCTGAAGCTTATAAAGTAGCCCCTAAAAGAGTTGTTTTTGGAATAGACCTACCTTGCCATCACCCAGTTGTTGAGATTGCCAAAGTTTTAACTTCAGGTTTGGATGAAAAGGGTATGGAGAGAGTGTTCTACGAAAACGCAAAGGTGTTGCTATGA
- the ppsA gene encoding phosphoenolpyruvate synthase: MAYRFIKWFEELSKNDVPLVGGKGANLGEMTNAGIPVPPGFCVTAEAYKYFVENVKVSKEDVKRILGEKVNKGTISEVLAQAPDEPRPLQDWIMDIISKTDVDDSKMLQENTEAIRTLIKSLDMPSEIAEEIKQAYKELSQRFGQEEVYVAVRSSATAEDLPEASFAGQQETYLDVLGADDVIDKVKRCWASLWTARATFYRAKQGFDHSKVYLSAVVQKMVNSEKSGVMFTANPVTNNRNEIMINASWGLGEAVVSGAVTPDEYIVEKGTWKIKEKVIAKKEVMVIRNPETGRGTVMVKVAEYLGPEWVEKQVLTDEQIIEVAKMGQKIEDHYGWPQDIEWAYDKDDGKLYIVQSRPITTLKEEATAEEAEEVEEAEVILKGLGASPGIGAGRVVVIFDASEIDKVKEGDILVTTMTNPDMVPAMKRAAAIVTDEGGRTSHAAIVSRELGIPCVVGTKEATKKLKTGMYVTVDGTRGLVYKGIVKSLVKKKEEAKAEGGQVVVAGAPLVTGTMVKVNVSMPEVAERAAATGADGVGLLRAEHMILSIGQHPIKFIKEGKEEELVEKLAEGIEKVAAAFYPRPVWYRTLDAPTNEFREMPGGEDEPEERNPMLGWRGIRRGLDQPELLRAEFKAIKKVVEKGYNNIGVMLPLVSHPEQIREAKRIAREVGLEPHKDVAWGVMIEVPAAAIIIEDLIKEGIDFVSFGTNDLTQYTLAIDRDNERVAKLYDETHPAVLKLIKHVIKVCKRYGVETSICGQAGSDPKMARILVRLGIDSISANPDAVQLIRQVVAQEERKLMLEAARKQLFEEEEEEELF; encoded by the coding sequence ATGGCATACAGATTCATAAAGTGGTTTGAGGAGCTAAGCAAAAATGATGTCCCACTTGTTGGTGGAAAGGGTGCAAATCTTGGTGAAATGACAAATGCTGGAATTCCAGTTCCACCAGGATTCTGTGTTACCGCTGAAGCCTACAAGTACTTTGTTGAAAACGTAAAGGTAAGTAAGGAAGACGTTAAGAGAATTCTCGGCGAAAAGGTTAACAAGGGAACAATTTCTGAGGTTCTTGCTCAGGCTCCCGACGAACCAAGACCCCTCCAGGACTGGATTATGGACATAATCAGCAAGACCGATGTTGATGATTCAAAGATGCTTCAAGAGAACACTGAGGCAATAAGGACCCTCATAAAGAGCCTTGACATGCCATCAGAGATAGCAGAGGAAATTAAGCAGGCTTACAAGGAGCTCAGCCAGAGATTCGGGCAGGAGGAAGTTTATGTTGCAGTTAGATCCTCCGCTACAGCAGAAGACCTACCAGAGGCTTCATTCGCTGGCCAGCAGGAGACATACTTGGACGTTCTCGGTGCTGACGACGTTATAGACAAGGTAAAGAGATGTTGGGCATCACTCTGGACAGCAAGAGCTACATTCTACAGAGCCAAGCAAGGATTTGACCACAGCAAGGTCTACCTCTCAGCTGTCGTCCAGAAGATGGTCAACAGTGAGAAGAGCGGTGTCATGTTCACAGCTAATCCAGTTACAAACAACAGAAATGAGATCATGATCAACGCCTCCTGGGGTCTCGGTGAGGCTGTAGTTAGCGGTGCAGTTACTCCAGATGAATACATCGTGGAAAAGGGAACCTGGAAGATTAAGGAGAAGGTCATAGCAAAGAAGGAAGTTATGGTCATAAGGAACCCAGAGACAGGTAGAGGAACCGTCATGGTCAAGGTTGCAGAGTACCTCGGCCCAGAGTGGGTTGAGAAGCAAGTTCTAACTGACGAGCAGATAATTGAAGTCGCAAAGATGGGTCAGAAGATTGAGGACCACTACGGCTGGCCACAGGACATCGAGTGGGCTTACGACAAGGATGACGGCAAGCTCTACATCGTCCAGAGCAGGCCAATAACAACCCTCAAGGAAGAAGCAACTGCAGAAGAGGCCGAGGAGGTTGAAGAGGCAGAGGTCATCCTCAAGGGTCTTGGTGCTTCACCTGGAATTGGTGCAGGTAGAGTTGTTGTAATATTTGACGCAAGTGAGATCGACAAGGTCAAGGAAGGAGACATCTTAGTTACAACAATGACCAACCCAGACATGGTTCCAGCAATGAAGAGAGCAGCAGCAATAGTTACAGATGAGGGTGGAAGAACCAGCCACGCGGCAATAGTTTCAAGAGAGCTTGGAATTCCATGTGTAGTTGGAACCAAGGAAGCTACCAAGAAGCTCAAGACAGGAATGTACGTTACAGTTGATGGTACAAGAGGTCTAGTTTACAAGGGAATTGTAAAGAGCCTAGTCAAGAAGAAGGAAGAGGCCAAGGCTGAAGGAGGACAGGTGGTTGTTGCAGGAGCCCCACTAGTTACGGGAACAATGGTCAAGGTCAACGTATCAATGCCAGAGGTTGCTGAGAGGGCAGCTGCCACTGGAGCAGATGGTGTTGGACTATTGAGGGCCGAGCACATGATCCTAAGCATCGGCCAGCACCCAATCAAGTTCATCAAGGAAGGGAAGGAAGAAGAGCTAGTAGAGAAGCTTGCAGAGGGTATTGAGAAGGTTGCAGCAGCATTCTATCCAAGGCCAGTCTGGTACAGAACACTTGACGCTCCAACCAACGAGTTCAGAGAGATGCCTGGAGGAGAGGATGAGCCAGAAGAGAGGAACCCAATGCTTGGATGGAGAGGAATTAGAAGAGGTCTCGATCAACCAGAGCTACTAAGAGCTGAGTTCAAGGCCATCAAGAAGGTAGTGGAGAAGGGATACAACAACATTGGTGTAATGCTACCACTAGTCAGCCACCCAGAGCAGATAAGAGAAGCTAAGAGAATCGCAAGAGAGGTCGGCCTCGAGCCACACAAGGACGTTGCATGGGGTGTCATGATTGAGGTCCCAGCCGCAGCAATCATAATTGAGGACCTAATCAAGGAAGGAATCGACTTCGTCAGCTTTGGAACAAACGACCTAACCCAGTACACACTTGCAATTGACAGAGACAACGAGAGAGTTGCCAAGCTCTACGACGAGACCCACCCAGCTGTTCTTAAGCTCATTAAGCACGTCATTAAGGTATGTAAGAGGTACGGAGTCGAGACCAGCATCTGTGGACAGGCTGGAAGTGATCCAAAGATGGCAAGAATCTTGGTAAGACTTGGAATCGACAGCATCTCAGCCAACCCAGATGCAGTACAGCTAATCAGACAAGTAGTTGCACAAGAAGAGAGGAAACTCATGCTAGAAGCAGCAAGAAAGCAACTCTTCGAGGAAGAGGAAGAAGAGGAGCTCTTCTGA
- a CDS encoding ArnT family glycosyltransferase, with product MKDKIRLLAVVIPLIIGILTFPPNSTLTYDGALYINIARSIARGEGFTYQGVYMMYRPPLYPYTLSLFFKFLPYDFHLPASRIISLLFYTLTALLTYEIGKMLLGSRKFGIIASLLYVFNPLAFTMAKRTLVHSEFTFFFTLSMYLFYLGERENRELYTVLSFFFAGLTILARYTGLVILGVFVVYLYLTREWNWIKERRYIIGLLILLLTLSPWLYLGHLHYGGAFRPFKIASRVVTLDKPVSTFEFFELLVKDIGYIPLFLLALGIFFTKRNEKGLLVLSWFFVGLMGILTVTHKETRFITFTTPAMALIMAKGIQGVVEKTKNIPHKAIFEGIGVGVILILLFNASYNLQEFWNKTGRGETEVLSWASKNYNARTVLVTPYLYTYAGYFFPESKVEMITERNYNEVVEKIKQGYYDLVIIKGGTIILEGERLKGDVNNRYTLVKTFYDGLYKIFERNR from the coding sequence ATGAAAGATAAGATAAGATTACTAGCGGTAGTAATCCCCCTGATAATAGGAATTTTAACGTTTCCCCCAAACTCAACGCTCACATATGATGGAGCCCTCTATATAAATATTGCAAGGAGCATTGCTCGGGGTGAGGGGTTTACTTATCAGGGCGTTTATATGATGTATAGGCCACCTCTGTATCCATATACTCTAAGTTTATTTTTCAAATTCCTTCCCTATGACTTCCACCTGCCTGCAAGTAGGATTATCTCCCTTCTGTTTTACACCCTAACAGCACTATTAACCTATGAAATTGGAAAGATGTTATTGGGAAGTAGAAAGTTTGGAATAATTGCATCACTTCTCTATGTCTTCAACCCTTTGGCATTTACAATGGCTAAGAGAACCCTCGTTCATTCTGAATTCACTTTCTTCTTTACGCTTTCCATGTACCTCTTTTATTTGGGGGAAAGAGAGAATAGGGAACTTTATACTGTTTTATCGTTTTTCTTCGCTGGACTGACAATATTAGCGAGATATACTGGACTAGTGATCCTGGGAGTTTTTGTTGTGTACCTATACCTAACAAGGGAGTGGAATTGGATAAAAGAGAGAAGGTATATAATCGGCCTCCTAATACTACTTCTTACTCTCTCTCCCTGGCTCTATCTTGGCCATCTCCACTATGGAGGAGCATTTAGGCCCTTTAAGATAGCCTCTAGAGTAGTGACACTTGACAAGCCAGTTTCGACTTTTGAATTCTTTGAACTACTTGTAAAGGACATAGGTTATATCCCCCTTTTCCTTTTGGCCCTGGGAATATTCTTCACAAAAAGAAATGAAAAAGGGTTGCTAGTTCTTTCCTGGTTTTTTGTGGGCTTAATGGGAATACTCACCGTGACACATAAAGAGACGAGATTTATAACATTTACAACCCCTGCTATGGCCCTAATAATGGCAAAAGGTATCCAAGGAGTTGTGGAAAAAACAAAGAACATTCCCCATAAGGCAATTTTTGAGGGTATTGGGGTAGGTGTCATTTTAATACTCTTATTCAATGCCTCATATAACTTGCAAGAATTTTGGAACAAAACTGGTAGAGGAGAGACAGAAGTTCTCTCCTGGGCTTCCAAGAATTATAACGCGAGAACGGTTCTAGTAACACCTTACCTATATACATATGCTGGCTATTTCTTCCCTGAGTCCAAAGTAGAAATGATAACGGAGAGAAACTACAACGAAGTTGTCGAAAAAATTAAACAAGGCTATTATGACCTCGTGATCATTAAGGGCGGGACTATAATTTTAGAAGGAGAGAGACTTAAAGGAGACGTCAACAATAGATATACATTAGTCAAAACATTTTACGATGGCTTGTACAAAATTTTTGAAAGGAATAGATAG
- a CDS encoding oligosaccharide repeat unit polymerase family protein codes for MRGLPLAIPIFLTAFVSLGLARIKTIGVVSLFSILFVYGYNLGSKKGGKLKLNPIKEEVWWGYIGLILSLLAIVANLVKVGDIPVFHPYLRTSLNPKLTALTYLFGVPSSVYLVLKGKKIGFSFPFLVALYGYRTPILTSAIALALPYLYEMKEGTIKKGLLVGVIGGIVALLLSILRGSTEFLVRIQGTTSVLDVIVKRCSLVGFYHGELQFSGITSYLTGGLGPRMLISRYLGVSGVTTTATLIGGMYLDFGILSGIEMFFLGMYYGAMENLKSNVGRALYYSTLAYGIVGVETGILDLPVYLMFILALIVFWRESHAKA; via the coding sequence ATGAGAGGACTGCCTCTAGCGATTCCAATTTTCCTCACGGCCTTTGTTTCCCTGGGATTGGCTAGGATTAAGACCATAGGGGTAGTTAGTTTATTTTCAATTCTGTTTGTCTATGGATATAACCTCGGAAGCAAGAAGGGTGGAAAACTTAAGCTGAATCCCATTAAGGAAGAAGTTTGGTGGGGATACATAGGATTAATCCTCTCCCTCCTGGCAATAGTTGCAAATCTCGTTAAAGTTGGAGACATACCAGTTTTCCATCCATATTTGAGAACCTCACTAAATCCAAAGCTAACAGCACTTACCTATCTCTTTGGAGTTCCCTCCTCAGTATACTTAGTTTTAAAGGGAAAAAAGATTGGATTCTCATTTCCTTTTCTAGTTGCTCTTTACGGATATAGAACTCCTATACTAACTTCAGCAATAGCCTTAGCCCTCCCATACTTGTATGAGATGAAAGAAGGAACTATAAAGAAAGGTCTCCTAGTGGGAGTTATAGGAGGCATAGTTGCGCTACTTCTCTCAATACTTAGGGGAAGCACAGAATTCCTAGTTCGAATTCAAGGGACAACTTCTGTTCTCGACGTTATAGTGAAAAGGTGTAGCCTAGTAGGGTTTTATCATGGAGAGCTACAATTTTCTGGAATAACCTCTTACTTAACTGGAGGACTAGGGCCCAGGATGCTGATCTCTAGATATTTAGGTGTTTCTGGAGTTACAACAACGGCAACTCTCATAGGAGGAATGTATCTAGATTTCGGAATCCTTTCGGGAATTGAAATGTTTTTCCTGGGAATGTATTATGGAGCCATGGAAAATTTGAAGTCAAATGTGGGGAGGGCCCTCTACTATTCTACCTTAGCCTACGGGATAGTTGGAGTTGAAACTGGAATTTTGGATCTTCCCGTTTATCTGATGTTTATTTTAGCCCTCATAGTTTTCTGGAGGGAAAGTCATGCTAAAGCTTGA
- the queC gene encoding 7-cyano-7-deazaguanine synthase QueC, giving the protein MKRRAVVLFSGGLDSTACLYWAKKQYDEVIMLTVNYGSNEERVTNKVAEYFSKELDVRLKIVKLDFLKEFSEIRGSSLVGGEVPRVTAEELEDIEKASETARSVWIPARNLVLISVAASLLDALGGGDIIVGFNAEEATTFPDNSREFVEKLNEALRFATLNPVKVVAPLIDLDKRGIAKLLKELNAKYEYSNSCYNPKGFTEDGRPIHCGECESCVRRHKGLIEGIGEDKTVYAITPRI; this is encoded by the coding sequence ATGAAACGAAGAGCAGTTGTTCTGTTTTCTGGAGGATTGGATAGTACAGCATGCCTGTACTGGGCTAAAAAGCAGTATGATGAGGTCATTATGCTCACCGTAAACTATGGAAGCAACGAGGAAAGAGTTACAAACAAGGTAGCGGAGTACTTCTCAAAAGAGTTAGACGTAAGGTTAAAAATTGTTAAGCTGGATTTTTTGAAGGAATTCTCGGAAATAAGGGGTAGCTCTCTTGTGGGTGGAGAAGTTCCAAGAGTAACTGCAGAAGAGCTGGAGGATATTGAGAAAGCGAGCGAAACGGCAAGAAGTGTCTGGATTCCAGCAAGAAATCTTGTTTTAATAAGTGTTGCTGCATCTCTCCTGGATGCCTTGGGTGGGGGAGATATAATTGTAGGGTTCAATGCTGAGGAAGCTACAACATTTCCAGACAACTCGAGAGAATTCGTGGAAAAGTTAAACGAGGCTCTAAGGTTTGCAACCCTAAATCCGGTAAAAGTTGTTGCCCCTCTAATAGATTTGGACAAGAGGGGAATTGCAAAGTTGCTTAAAGAGCTAAATGCGAAGTATGAGTACTCAAACTCCTGTTATAACCCAAAGGGTTTCACTGAAGATGGAAGGCCAATTCACTGTGGAGAATGTGAGAGTTGTGTGAGAAGGCATAAGGGTCTTATTGAGGGGATTGGAGAAGATAAAACAGTTTATGCAATTACTCCCAGGATATAG
- a CDS encoding DNA cytosine methyltransferase → MPSVIDLFAGAGGFSLGFKLAGFKIISAVENFKPKAKTYSFNFPEVKVYVSDIKALNPKDFPKADVIIGGPPCEPFTAINSRRMENPKDRLYRDPIGRLVLEFIRFVKEIKPKVFVMENVPQIMELEDYLIREFDKAGYPIEFNILNALDYGVPQIRRRVFISNVKIRPDKVKGPKKVWDVLKDVPFDAPNNELFNPPSKVARKIPYLKWGEGAQRFGRFMNWVRLHPYKSAPTVRGSSRFVHPFENRPLTVREQARIMGFPDDFVFLGGRNIQFDSVGEAVPPPLARSIAEFLLRTISWE, encoded by the coding sequence ATGCCTTCTGTTATTGATCTTTTTGCTGGAGCTGGAGGCTTTTCTCTTGGATTTAAACTTGCTGGATTCAAAATTATCTCTGCAGTTGAAAATTTTAAGCCAAAAGCCAAGACTTACTCCTTTAATTTTCCCGAGGTTAAAGTGTACGTTTCCGATATAAAGGCTCTAAACCCCAAAGATTTTCCAAAAGCTGATGTTATAATTGGAGGGCCCCCTTGTGAGCCATTTACAGCTATAAATTCCAGAAGAATGGAGAATCCAAAGGATAGGCTGTACAGAGATCCAATAGGCAGGTTAGTTTTAGAATTCATACGGTTTGTAAAGGAAATAAAGCCAAAGGTCTTTGTGATGGAGAATGTCCCCCAGATTATGGAACTCGAAGATTACCTCATAAGAGAGTTCGACAAGGCCGGATATCCCATAGAATTTAACATTTTAAATGCCTTAGACTACGGAGTTCCACAAATTAGAAGAAGAGTCTTCATTTCTAACGTTAAGATAAGGCCAGATAAAGTTAAAGGGCCTAAGAAAGTGTGGGATGTACTTAAAGATGTTCCCTTTGATGCCCCCAACAACGAGCTATTCAATCCCCCCTCCAAAGTGGCAAGAAAAATTCCTTACCTAAAGTGGGGAGAAGGAGCACAGAGATTTGGAAGATTCATGAACTGGGTGAGGCTCCATCCCTACAAGTCAGCCCCGACGGTGAGAGGGAGTAGTAGATTCGTTCATCCGTTTGAAAATAGACCACTAACAGTCAGAGAACAGGCGAGGATAATGGGATTTCCAGACGATTTTGTATTCCTCGGTGGTAGGAACATACAGTTCGATAGCGTAGGAGAAGCTGTCCCACCACCACTGGCAAGGAGTATTGCAGAATTCTTGCTTAGGACTATATCCTGGGAGTAA